From the genome of Phyllostomus discolor isolate MPI-MPIP mPhyDis1 chromosome 12, mPhyDis1.pri.v3, whole genome shotgun sequence, one region includes:
- the LOC114510579 gene encoding zinc finger protein 154-like, which produces MTRGKAKTGTPVPVPWAPSSSATPALSRPKSLMAAPARRPPAEGRVTFEDVAVYFSLEEWDLLNEAQRHLYHDVMLENLALITSLGCWHGAQNEEVPSEHRDSLQGVSQVWTRKAGVSPQKAHPCEMCGMDLRDILHLIKHQGTRHGQKLCKIGACEKQLYVSVELQHQKQHMGEKCFRNNMGRASVVKDCKFCMSGKPFSYGEAVRDFLASSGFLQHQAACTKEKTKRRTECGAASHRGKTICNSGEYTKDFSCKRTLVEHQRVFTRERCYMCSECGKSYSKSYSLNDHWRVHTGEKPYECGECGKSFRQSSSLIQHRRVHTGARPHKCDLCGKLFSNKSNLIKHRRIHTGERPYECSECGKSFSESSALLQHRSVHTGERPYECSECGKFFTYHSSLIKHQRVHSGSRPYACNECGKSFTQNSSLIEHRRVHSGERPYKCSECGKSFSQSSALLQHRRVHTGERPYECSECGKFFTYSSSLLKHQRVHTGSRPYECSECGKSFTQNSSLIKHRRIHTGERPYECSKCGKSFSHSSSLIKHQRVHTG; this is translated from the exons GGCAGGGTGACCTTTGAGGATGTGGCCGTATACTTCTCCTTGGAGGAATGGGATCTCCTtaatgaggctcagagacatcTGTACCAcgatgtgatgctggagaaccTGGCACTTATAACCTCCTTGG GTTGTTGGCATGGAGCCCAGAATGAGGAGGTACCATCTGAGCACCGTGATTCTTTACAAGGAGTGTCACAGGTCTGGACTCGCAAGGCAGGTGTGTCTCCCCAGAAGGCCCATCCTTGTGAGATGTGTGGTATGGACTTGAGAGACATTTTGCACTTGATCAAGCACCAGGGAACACGTCATGGGCAGAAACTGTGCAAGataggggcatgtgagaagcagtTGTATGTCAGTGTGGAACTTCAGCATCAGAAGCAGCACATGGGAGAGAAGTGCTTCAGGAACAACATGGGCAGAGCCTCCGTTGTAAAGGACTGCAAATTCTGTATGTCAGGGAAACCCTTTTCCTATGGAGAGGCTGTGAGGGATTTCCTAGCCAGCTCAGGATTTCTCCAGCATCAGGCTGCATGCAccaaggagaagacaaagaggagAACTGAGTGTGGGGCAGCCTCTCACAGGGGAAAAACTATATGTAACTCTGGAGAATACACAAAAGACTTCAGTTGCAAACGCACACTTGTTGAACACCAGAGAGTTTTCACTAGAGAAAGATGCTACatgtgcagtgaatgtggaaagTCTTACAGCAAAAGCTATAGCCTCAATGACCATTGGAGAGTTCACACTGGGGAAAAGCCTTATGAGTGTGGGGAATGTGGGAAGTCCTTTAGGCAAAGCTCTAGCCTCATTCAACACcggagagttcacactggagcaAGGCCTCACAAGTGTGACTTATGTGGAAAATTATTTAGCAACAAGTCCAACCTCATCAAACACCgaagaattcacactggagaaaggccttatgagtgtagtgaatgtgggaaatcctttaGTGAAAGCTCTGCACTCCTTCAACACCGGAgtgttcacactggagaaaggccttatgagtgcagtgaatgtgggaagttTTTTACCTACCACTCCAGTCTCATAAAACACCAGAGAGTTCACTCTGGATCAAGGCCCTATGCATGCAATGAATGTGGAAAATCCTTCACTCAAAACTCCAGCCTCATTGAACACCGCAGAGTTCATagtggagaaaggccttataaatgcagtgaatgtgggaaatcttttagcCAAAGCTCTGCGCTTCTACAGCATcggagagttcacactggagaaaggccttatgagtgcagtgaatgtgggaagttCTTTACTTACAGCTCCAGTCTCTTAAAacaccagagagttcacactggatcaaggccttatgagtgcagtgaatgtgggaaatcctttaCTCAAAACTCTAGTCTCATCAAACACAggagaattcacactggagaaaggccttatgagtgtagtaaatgtgggaaatcttttagcCATAGCTCCAGCCTCATTAAacaccagagagttcacactggataA